In Deltaproteobacteria bacterium, the genomic stretch CCCTGGCTTCGGATCAGACCGGCCTGCGTGCCCTGATCGAGTCGACCTATCTCCAGGCCGGTCTTATGCCCCCGACATCGAAGGCTTTCCTGGAAGAGCATGGCTTGACCATCAAGGATACGACCCAGATGTTCCGGTTACTCCAGGAAGAGGGGGTGCTGGTCAAGGTCAGCGAGGAGTTTTACTATGCTCGTTCGGCCATGGACGACATCATCGGTCGTGTGCGGGGGTTCTTCGAATCCAACCAGGAAATGGGCCCCCAGGATTTCCGCGACCTGACCGCCCTGACCCGCAAGTTCGCCATCCCGGTTCTGGAGTATCTGGACAAGGAAAAGATCACCATGCGGGTGGGGGACAAGAGGCTGCTGCGCGGCCGCTGAGATGTCGAGGCCGGGCCCAAGCACGGCCATCGTGCCTGATCGACAAGATTTTTTTATTTTCCGATTCATCTGATTTTGCTTTGGAATTTTTGCATTGTTGCCGCCGTTGGGCTCAGACTGTGTACTTTTGCCGACGACACTCCAGAAAAGACCGCTGCCCATCGAATGCCGGAATCCTCGAAGGAAATACCCAGCCGGAAGGGATGGGTTGCAGCGCCCGCCTTTGAGCTCTCTGTTTTTCCATATCGTGATTTTCGATGCCGGTGTGCCGGAAGGCGCCCGTCGTGAATTTCTCCCAGGTAGTCCGCACGCTTTATGTGGAGCGGTCTTTGTGTTGTCATGGCGATGCGGCAAACCAAATGGAGAGAGTTCGGGGCGTGCGTTCTTTGCGCGGAGTGTTGCGCGGGGTGTTTTTTTCTGTTACAAGACACTTCAAGTATCGAAAGGGGGATTATGGAAGCGCATGCGCTTCCGTTTTTTTATTCATTTTTTTGTTCAATTCCACGGGTGTTTCCATGAAATATGACACGGATCGTGATCTTGCTTTTTTAGAAACGAGCACAAGCGATAATCTGCACCCATTGGTTTCCTTATTACTCTACGATACCCAGGGACAGACACGTAAAGGGGCAAAGTTGCATACACTGTCCGTGTATCGCCAGCACGCACCAAATCATCGGGCATATTGGCCAGAAATTATCGAACAAATTGCTATTCATGGGGCTGGAACATTTCTGGAAAGAATCGTTGGCAAACGCACTGAATATTCCAAGATTCTCAACCATGTCGTAAAGAAAGCAAAAATTTCTGTCATGTCGGATCTGTCCGCTGATATTGTGGAAGAAAAAATTTTCACAACAATTTTTTTAGAAACAATTCCCAGCCTTTCTCTTGGTGAACTACAGGCTGTCAGTCCGCTGTTTGGGATCAACCAGGTCATTCCAGATACGCATACATTCGCGACAGCCTTGCAGAATGCGGCGGCTGGTAACGAAAGCCTGACCGCATTGACCTCGTTGATTGTCGCGCACGGTGCCGCGATGTATGCGTGTGGCGTTGGGTACTCAGCCAGCGCGCCAAGGGTTGTGCGCGACGTGCTGGA encodes the following:
- a CDS encoding DUF3944 domain-containing protein — its product is MPVCRKAPVVNFSQVVRTLYVERSLCCHGDAANQMERVRGVRSLRGVLRGVFFSVTRHFKYRKGDYGSACASVFLFIFLFNSTGVSMKYDTDRDLAFLETSTSDNLHPLVSLLLYDTQGQTRKGAKLHTLSVYRQHAPNHRAYWPEIIEQIAIHGAGTFLERIVGKRTEYSKILNHVVKKAKISVMSDLSADIVEEKIFTTIFLETIPSLSLGELQAVSPLFGINQVIPDTHTFATALQNAAAGNESLTALTSLIVAHGAAMYACGVGYSASAPRVVRDVLEIFEQPLRRKFLAMPLNALSRDLLLPMVMQIAFLRRVDQMDLVSLLGLVHIPDQAHPRWREIILGQKVFKLKYFAVKMLLGRIVCRIAADPSEEMVREGIAQLHAIYAKNVSSPAAQEDLKTIFELE